A genomic window from Yarrowia lipolytica chromosome 1D, complete sequence includes:
- a CDS encoding uncharacterized protein (Compare to YALI0D04554g, weakly similar to uniprot|Q10478 Schizosaccharomyces pombe Hypothetical protein C17C9.06) produces the protein MSELTILPNSSKLDEAIVLNGTRPVEVEAVEVTGISLRDPFLKRQLRALLQPGLTVKSLFDGVEVVSEKLAAVPVLSDVNISLDSKPSEKLAKLGGISVKATISAIQKDACNLTLASQLRDDDANAIIQVTHPNFWNGSETVFARATFGTLTTRSYSGSVTIPIGLPGSPLWTVAGYLSRANVPSASHQQILKGVKCALTKTTGTNTVLQAGVEQSFRTVTEVGEAASDAVRAAAGDSAKTSAFFAAANDTRDDPFFPTSGRLLSVLAENAFKPNDSARGLVHSDVAFQRIVARAEGSVATPDKDVVFNYGLSAGSTRGAVPLLDRFYMGGVPGLSDDLHTLNTVSLPGFSRHGLGPKDGRDSVGGQSFAKAGVSVFTAVPRLISTSPLKLHFFANAGHLSNEQHLLKTLQQAPDNFSASAGVGFVYRSPQAQFDLTWAIPVQQRTGDVVRPGGSIGLSLMWSK, from the exons ATGAGTGAG CTTACTATTCTgcccaacagcagcaagctTGATGAAGCT ATCGTTCTCAACGGAACTCGACCTGTCGAGGTGGAGGCCGTGGAGGTGACTGGCATCTCGCTGCGAGACCCCTTCCTCAAGCGACAGCTGCGAGCTCTTCTGCAGCCCGGTCTGACTGTCAAGTCGCTATTTGACGGGGTGGAGGTTGTCTCTGAAAAGCTGGCGGCCGTGCCTGTGCTGTCCGACGTCAACATCTCGCTTGATTCCAAGCCCAGCGAGAAGCTCGCCAAGCTGGGCGGCATTTCCGTCAAGGCCACCATCTCGGCCATTCAAAAGGACGCCTGCAACCTGACTCTGGCCTCCCAGCTTCGAGACGATGATGCCAACGCCATTATCCAGGTTACCCATCCCAACTTCTGGAACGGCAGCGAAACCGTGTTTGCACGAGCCACCTTTGGCACTCTGACCACCCGGTCCTACTCTGGTTCTGTCACCATCCCTATTGGTCTGCCCGGCTCCCCTCTTTGGACCGTTGCGGGCTACCTGTCGCGAGCCAACGTGCCCTCTGCCTCTCACCAGCAGATTCTCAAGGGCGTCAAGTGCGCTCTGACCAAAACCACTGGTACCAACACCGTGCTGCAGGCCGGCGTGGAGCAGTCGTTCCGAACCGTTACTGAGGTCGGCGAAGCTGCCAGCGACGCCGTTCGAGCCGCTGCCGGAGACTCCGCCAAGACCTCGGCCTTCTTTGCTGCGGCCAACGACACTCGAGACGACCCCTTTTTCCCCACCTCTGGTCGTCTGCTGTCCGTGCTGGCTGAGAACGCCTTCAAGCCCAACGACAGCGCCCGAGGCCTCGTCCACTCCGATGTGGCCTTCCAGCGAATCGTTGCCCGAGCCGAGGGCTCTGTGGCCACCCCCGATAAGGACGTGGTCTTCAACTACGGTTTGTCTGCCGGCTCTACCCGAGGAGCCGTGCCTCTTCTGGACCGATTCTACATGGGAGGTGTCCCCGGACTCTCCGACGACCTCCACACCCTCAACACCGTGTCTCTACCCGGCTTTTCGCGTCACGGACTGGGTCCCAAGGATGGCCGAGACTCTGTGGGAGGCCAGTCGTTCGCCAAGGCCGGTGTTTCGGTCTTCACAGCCGTTCCCCGTCTGATCTCCACTTCCCCCCTTAAATTGCACTTTTTCGCTAATGCCGGCCATCTCAGCAACGAGCAGCATCTGCTCAAGACCCTGCAGCAGGCCCCCGACAACTTTTCGGCCTCTGCTGGTGTGGGATTCGTCTACCGAAGCCCCCAGGCCCAGTTCGACCTCACCTGGGCCATCCCCGTGCAGCAGCGGACTGGAGACGTCGTTCGGCCTGGAGGATCCATCGGACTCTCTCTGATGTGGTCAAAGTAA
- a CDS encoding uncharacterized protein (Truncated form of YALI0D04576g, no similarity) has product MKFTALAIAAFAAVAVAQDDGGLDALKSQYPQYFSGVTSLSVPAQYQTAVVPSSPSSPPPGSQQSQALLPALAPQQAFSGPRPLLLLSSSPPRLPAPAPRLLLLPREATMVATSSPPTSPPC; this is encoded by the coding sequence ATGAAGTTCACCGCCCTTGCCATTGCTGCCTTTGCCGCCGTCGCCGTCGCCCAGGACGACGGAGGACTCGACGCCCTCAAGTCCCAGTACCCCCAGTACTTCTCCGGCGTCACCTCTCTGTCCGTGCCCGCCCAGTACCAGACCGCCGTTGTCCCcagcagccccagcagccccCCCCCTGGCTCCCAGCAGTCCCAGGCCCTGCTCCCGGCCCTTGCTCCCCAGCAGGCCTTCTCAGGCCCCCGgcccctgctccttctcagcagcagcccacCCAGGCTCCCCGCCCCTGCTCCCcgcctcctgctccttcccAGGGAGGCAACAATGGTGGCTACCAGCTCCCCCccaacttctcctcccTGCTGA
- a CDS encoding uncharacterized protein (Converted to coding from non-coding YALI0D04598g, no similarity frameshifted) yields MNPIALYFLAAAVLAAPQDQQDQQDTQTRPDRDPHQRPHITRTWDAAEQSAAQQAASDAINFAHSVHGGAESLAMGFAGQVPSDPEEARAFASSIYAAESSFHRSIFTDGVDLHESIRSDVHDAITGSPSALCHYSSRQSASETAKASSAETSAEAPADKSVAASAVKTEVAGSSVAASVESKAVSKAGSSAPASAPASASVSAARSASAPRSASANAPASSSPAAGSASAAVVIPAKANSAAKGIAASGLLAGAALLALI; encoded by the exons ATGAACCCCATTGCCCTTTACTTCCTTGCCGCTGCCGTTCTGGCTGCTCCTCAGGACCAGCAGGATCAGCAGGACACCCAGACCCGACCTGATCGAGATCCCCATCAGCGACCTCACATCACTCGAACTTGGGATGCAGCTGAACAGTCTGCTGCCCAGCAGGCTGCCTCTGATGCCATTAACTTTGCTCATTCAGTTCATGGTGGAGCCGAAAGTCTTGCCATGGGCTTTGCTGGGCAGGTTCCCTCGGACCCTGAAGAGGCTCGGGCGTTTGCCTCGTCTATTTATGCCGCAGAGTCCTCTTTCCATCGTTCCATCTTCACTGACGGGGTGGATCTCCATGAGAGTATTCGGTCAGACGTCCATGACGCTATCACTGGCTCCCCTTCTGC CCTCTGCCACTACTCTAGCCGCCAGTCTGCTTCAGAGACCGCCAAggcctcttctgctgaaACTTCTGCTGAAGCTCCTGCAGATAAATCTGTAGCTGCTTCTGCCGTTAAGACTGAAGTGGCTGGTTCTTCCGTTGCCGCTTCTGTGGAGTCGAAGGCTGTGTCAAAGGCTGGTTCTTCTGCCCCTGCCTCTGCTCCTGCCTCTGCCTCcgtttctgctgctcgtTCGGCCTCTGCCCCTCGCTCGGCCTCTGCCAAtgctcctgcttcttcttcccctGCCGCTggttctgcttctgctgctgttgtcaTCCCCGCTAAAGCCAACTCGGCCGCCAAGGGTATTGCTGCCAGCGGACTCCTTGCAGGTGCCGCCCTTCTTGCTCTTATTTAA